The DNA window GTTTTACGAGCGCCTGATGTACCGGCAGTGCTTTACGAATCGGGATATATTACCAATCCCGCCGATGCGCAGCGGCTCGCATCTGAAGAGGGGCGAACCAATTTTGCTCAGGTGATGGCGCGGGCGATAAGAATCTATTTCGCCCGGCAAACGGACCAATAAGCATGTGCTTTGAAACGGCTACTCAGCCACACTTGGACCACTATTCCGGTGGCGCCCGTAAAGCTTCTTGTAAAGCTTCTGGTGCGAGACAGAATCTCCGTGCTAAGGGCCATGGCCAACTATGACTGACACATCGAAATTCGAATCCTTGAGCTATAGAATCCGCCGCGAAGCTAGCGGCATGATCGCTTGGTTTAAGCGCAATTGGCACGAGCGCCGCTGGTTCAAATGGGGCAGCGCCGGGCTCGGCGCATTGCTGGTGCTTTGGCTGATAGCGTGGGTCTTGCTCGCCAGAAGTTTGCCCGACGCTGAAACACTCCTTGAATATGAGCCGCCATTGCCAACAGTGGTTCGCGGTATTGATGGCGAGATTGTCCATTCTTATGCCCGTGAACGGCGGGTTCAGTTACAATATTCCGACTTTCCTGAGACTCTGATCGAAGCCTATCTCGCAGCAGAAGATAAGACTTTCTTTAGCCACGGTGGGATTGATGCAGGTGGTTTGGTTGGCGCGGTTATCGATTATGTCAGCAAGATGGGGTCCGACGAGCGCGCGGTTGGTGGTTCGACCATAACCCAGCAAGTGGCCAAGAATATTCTACTCACAAACGAATATTCCGTTAGCCGCAAGATCAAGGAATTGATGCTTGCGCGGCGAATTGAAGGGGTTTTGAACAAAGAACAGATCCTCGAACTTTATCTTAATGAAATTCCGCTGGGCCGGCGATCTTACGGCGTTCAGGCCGCATCGCGAGCCTATTTTGGAAAAGATGTCGGGGATTTAGAGCTTCAGGAAATGGCGTTTCTTGCCATTTTGCCAAAAGCTCCGGAAGTTTATGGTCGTTCGAAAAATGCAGAGCGCGCCATCGAACGTCGCAATTTCGTCCTTAGCCAAATGGTTGAGAATGAATTTGTCACCTCCGCCGAAGCAGAACTCGCCAAGGGTTTGCCACTTGGCTTGATCACTCAGGCACAAGATAGCAGATCCGCTGATGCCGGTTATTTCCTTGAGGAAGTGCGCCGCAATCTAATTGAGGAGTTTGGCGAAACCGCCGATGACGGAAAGAACAGTGTCTATGCAGGCGGGCTGTGGGTTCGCACGTCGCTTGATACCCAAATGCAGGATGCGGCTCGAAATGCACTGCGTAAGGGTATGATGCGTTATCATAGCGGCAAGGGCTGGGGCGGTCCGATTGCAACGATCAATCTGGATGACGGAAGTTGGAGTAGCCAGCTGGAAAGCTCCTATCTTGGCATCAACTATGAAGGTTGGAGAGTTGGCGTTGTGACAGCGCGCAATGGTGCTTCAGCCACCGTCGGTTTTTCAGATGCAGAAGAAGCGCCTTTGACCAATTTGCCAAATGCTCTGAAGCCCGGCGATGTCATCGCGGTAGCAAAATCGGGTAGCGGATATGCTGTACGAACGTTGCCGGGCGTATCTGGCGGCTTTGTTGCGCAAGATCCGCAGACTGGTAGAATTTTGGCGATGCAAGGTGGGTTCGATAGCCGGCTTGGCTCTTTCAACAGGGCAACGCAGGCAAATCGCCAGCCTGGCTCTACCATCAAGCCGTTTGTTTATGCGACTGGCCTCGAAAATGGTATGACGCCTGCCAGCGAAGTTCCCGATCAGACCTATTGTTATTATCAAGGCTCTCGCTTGGGTGAGAAGTGCTTCCGCAACTCCGGCGGCGGAGGTGGCGGCGTGCACACCATGCGCTGGGGCTTAGAGCAATCGCGGAACTTAATGACTGTGCATATCGCAATGGAATCCGGGATGCCAAAAGTCGTTGAAACTATCAAGAATGTGGGTATCGGCGATTTTGAACCTTATCCCGCTTTCGCATTGGGTGCAGGCGAGACCACTGTGGTGAAGATGGTCAACGCTTATTCGGCATTGGCCAATCATGGGCGGCAATTTGTTCCCTCTGTCATTGATTACGTACAGGACCGCCGCGGCAAGGTAATTTTTCGTGCTGACAAGCGTGATTGTGCAGGCTGCAACATGGCGCAGTGGGATGGGCAGCCGATGCCGCGCCTCGCGCCGGGCGGAAATCAAGTCATCGATGCGCGCACCGCCTTCCAAACGGTACATATGTTAGAGGGCGTGGTTCAGCGGGGGACCGGCACGGTGCTGCGTTCGCTTGACCTGCCAATGTTCGGCAAGACCGGGACGACATCCGGCCCGAAGGATGTTTGGTTCGTAGGCGGAACGCCTGACGTCATCGCCGGTGCTTATATTGGATATGATAATCCGAAAAACCTTGGTGGCTATGCCCAGGGCGGTACGGTGACCGCTCCTATTGTTAAACAGTTTTTCGAAGAGACCAAGAGCCGGATGAGCGGAGATCCGTTTATTGCTCCGGCCGGGGTGAGAATGGTTCGCGTCGACCGGATATCGGGCAAACGCGTGTTCGATGCATGGCCCGGCTCGGACCCCAAGGCGAGCGTAATATGGGAAGCCTTCAAGCCTGACACTGAACCGCCGCGCGCGACCCGGCGCGACGAGATAGAAAGCAAACGCAAGGAAATCCTCGCCTCGATCCGCCGTGGTTCGCAGACGCAAAGCCAACAGGCTGCCGCGAAACCCAAAGAAGAAGTTCAAGAAGACTTTGTCGAAGAACAAGGCGGCATCTACTAGTCAGGCACGGCGTAGTGGACGCACCAAATTGCGAGTGCCGCTAAGCTTTACAAACCATGTTCCTCCGCTAAGCGGACTGCGAACTTGCTTAAGGAAATTTCTATGCGTGCCGAGGGTCAGGGCCATATTGACCGGATTGAAGCCGCTCTCCAATTAGTGCGTCAGTCGCTCGATTGGGAACGCGCCTTGCGCCGTCTGGATGAATTGAACGCCCGTGTAGAAGATCCGACTCTGTGGGATGATCCCAAGCAGGCGCAAGCACTAATGCGCGAGCAGAAATTGCTTGAAACATCGGTAAACACCGTCCGCGAAATTTCATCCGAAATGTCCGACGCTTGCGAGTTCATCGATATGGGCGAAGCAGAGGGCGATGAAGACATCGTCAATGACGGATTGGCCAGCCTCGAAAAGCTTGCCGACCGCGCAGATGCTGACAAGGTTCAGGCACTGCTCGCCGGCGAAGCGGACGGGTTCGACACTTACATAGAAATTCACGCGGGCGCTGGCGGGACAGAAAGCCAGGACTGGGCAGAAATGCTGCAACGGATGTATTCACGCTGGGCCGAACGCAAAGGCTATAAGGTTGAGCTTGTCGACTATCATGCAGGTGAGCAGGCCGGGATCAAATCCGCGACTTTGTTGGTGAAGGGCGAGAATGCCTACGGTTACGCCAAGACCGAAAGCGGCGTGCACCGTCTGGTTCGTATCAGCCCGTATGATAGCGCGGCGCGGCGCCATACCAGTTTCAGTTCGGTCTGGGTCTATCCGGTTATCGACGATGATTTCGAAGTCGACATTAATGAAAGCGACTTGAAGATTGATACTTATCGCGCGTCGGGCGCTGGTGGCCAACATGTCAACACGACCGATTCTGCAGTGCGCATTACCCACCAGCCGACCGGAATTGTCGTCGCCAGCCAGAACGATCGTAGCCAACATAAGAACCGTGCAACCGCAATGAATATGCTGAAAGCGCGGCTGTTCGAACGCGAGATGGCAGAGCGCGAGGCGGCAGCAGGCAGTGAGTATGAATCGAAGACAGAGATTGGCTGGGGCCACCAGATCCGATCTTATGTCTTGCAGCCATACCAAATGGTCAAGGACTTGCGGACTGGCGTCACCTCAACCGCGCCGGACAGCGTTTTGGATGGCGCAATTGACGAATTTATCTCAGCGGCGTTGGCGCAACGGGTGACTGGTGAAGCAGTTGATGTGGAGGATGTTGATTAGTGCTTTCGGGATGTCGCGGCGCAAGTTTTATGCTTGCGAACTTTACCGCAGGGGCCCGGTCGGATTAAGGCGAATTTGATGAATGTTTCTGCGCAAATTGGCCCGGCACTGATAGCTTTGGCTGCCGGTGGGTTGCTGTTATCGAGCTGTAAGCCGGTGACAGATAACGACCGCCCGGAAACTGCGCTTGAATTTCCGCTTCCTGATCGGCCTGTGTCTGAGATTGGCGGTAATTCATTCTCTACCGAGACTGCTCGCGATGCTGCTGGCGAGGCTGAGACAGTGATGGACTTGGCTGAGATAAAGCCGGGAATGACCGTTGCCGATATCGGTGCGGGGGAGGGGTATTACACAGTTCGTTTGGCAGAACGTGTCGGCGCCGAAGGCAGGGTGCTGGCGCAGGACATAGACGAACAGGCGCTGGTTCGGCTTGGCACGCGAGTGGAGAAGGACAGGCTAGATAATGTCTCGATCAAGCCAGGTGCTGGCGATGATCCGCGTTTGCCGCAAGATAGTTTTGACCGGATTTTCCTCGTGCATATGTATCATGAGGTGCAAGAGCCTTATGCATTTCTCTATCGGCTTTGGCCTGCATTAAGAGAAGGTGGACAAGTAATTGTGGTCGATGTTGACCGCCCGACCGACCAACACGGAATTGATCCGCTACTGCTTTCGTGCGAATTCAAGCAGGTTGGTTTTGAACTGGTTACATTCAAGGATGCGCCGGAGCTTGCTGGGTACTATGCACAATTCAAAGCAGCCGCTACGAGGCCGGAACCAAAAGATATAAAGCCGTGCCGTGGGCCAGAAAATGGCTCAGCGGATAAGAAATTCAAAGCGGCAAAATAGGTCGTAATTCAAGGGTTGATGGACAATGGGATTTAAGGGATTGAGCCCGATCAAGTATGGCGGACGCGAAGTCTGGCCCTTGATCGAAGGCGGCAAAGGCGTTTCGGCAACCAATCACATGAGCTCCGGCGCGTGGGCTGCTGCTGGCGGTATTGGAACCGTCAGTGCAGTAAATGCCGACAGCACCGATGAGAATGGCGAAATCATTCCGCAGCTCTATCCCCAAAAAACCCGCAAAGAACGGCACGAACAGCTGATCCGTTACGGCATCGATGGTGGGACCGAGCAGGTTCAAAAAGCTTATGAAATGTCCAACGGACAGGGTGCGATTAACATCAATGTCTTGTGGGAAATGGGCGGCGCGCAAGCAGTGCTCGAAGGGATTCTCGAAAACACTAAAGGCATGGTTAGTGGCGTAACTTGCGGCGCGGGGATGCCGTATAAGCTGGCGGAAATAGCCGCGCGCTACAATGTCAGCTATTTACCGATCATCAGTTCTGCGCGCGCGTTCCGCGCTTTATGGAAGCGCAGTTATCACAAGGTCCCTGATCTAATGGCGGCGGTAGTCTATGAGGACCCGTGGCTCGCGGGCGGGCATAACGGACTGTCCAACGCAGAGGACCCACGCGAACCACAGGATCCCTATCCACGCGTTGCTGCTTTGCGTGAAACGATGCGCAAGGAAGGCGTTTCGGAAGAATGCGTGATTGTGATGGCAGGCGGCGTCTGGGCGCTGAATGAATGGGAAAACTGGATCGATAACCCTGAACTTGGCAAAATCGCATTCCAGTTCGGCACGCGCCCCTTGCTAACTCAGGAAAGCCCGATCCCGCAGGAATGGAAAGACATGTTGCGTACGGTCGAACCGGGCGATGTCTTGCTCCATAAATTCTCGCCAACCGGGTTCTATTCCTCGGCGGTCAAGAATCCGTTCCTGTTCGATTTGATTGATCGTAGCGAGCGGCAGATTAGTTTCTCCAAAGAGCAAACCGGCGACCATTCGGTCCAACTGGGCTTTGGCGGCAAAGGCGCGAAATTGTGGGTTGCGCCAGCTGATCAGGAAAACGCTCGCGTCTGGATGGGCGAGGGCCATTCCGAAGCA is part of the Pontixanthobacter gangjinensis genome and encodes:
- a CDS encoding penicillin-binding protein 1A, encoding MTDTSKFESLSYRIRREASGMIAWFKRNWHERRWFKWGSAGLGALLVLWLIAWVLLARSLPDAETLLEYEPPLPTVVRGIDGEIVHSYARERRVQLQYSDFPETLIEAYLAAEDKTFFSHGGIDAGGLVGAVIDYVSKMGSDERAVGGSTITQQVAKNILLTNEYSVSRKIKELMLARRIEGVLNKEQILELYLNEIPLGRRSYGVQAASRAYFGKDVGDLELQEMAFLAILPKAPEVYGRSKNAERAIERRNFVLSQMVENEFVTSAEAELAKGLPLGLITQAQDSRSADAGYFLEEVRRNLIEEFGETADDGKNSVYAGGLWVRTSLDTQMQDAARNALRKGMMRYHSGKGWGGPIATINLDDGSWSSQLESSYLGINYEGWRVGVVTARNGASATVGFSDAEEAPLTNLPNALKPGDVIAVAKSGSGYAVRTLPGVSGGFVAQDPQTGRILAMQGGFDSRLGSFNRATQANRQPGSTIKPFVYATGLENGMTPASEVPDQTYCYYQGSRLGEKCFRNSGGGGGGVHTMRWGLEQSRNLMTVHIAMESGMPKVVETIKNVGIGDFEPYPAFALGAGETTVVKMVNAYSALANHGRQFVPSVIDYVQDRRGKVIFRADKRDCAGCNMAQWDGQPMPRLAPGGNQVIDARTAFQTVHMLEGVVQRGTGTVLRSLDLPMFGKTGTTSGPKDVWFVGGTPDVIAGAYIGYDNPKNLGGYAQGGTVTAPIVKQFFEETKSRMSGDPFIAPAGVRMVRVDRISGKRVFDAWPGSDPKASVIWEAFKPDTEPPRATRRDEIESKRKEILASIRRGSQTQSQQAAAKPKEEVQEDFVEEQGGIY
- the prfB gene encoding peptide chain release factor 2, which codes for MRAEGQGHIDRIEAALQLVRQSLDWERALRRLDELNARVEDPTLWDDPKQAQALMREQKLLETSVNTVREISSEMSDACEFIDMGEAEGDEDIVNDGLASLEKLADRADADKVQALLAGEADGFDTYIEIHAGAGGTESQDWAEMLQRMYSRWAERKGYKVELVDYHAGEQAGIKSATLLVKGENAYGYAKTESGVHRLVRISPYDSAARRHTSFSSVWVYPVIDDDFEVDINESDLKIDTYRASGAGGQHVNTTDSAVRITHQPTGIVVASQNDRSQHKNRATAMNMLKARLFEREMAEREAAAGSEYESKTEIGWGHQIRSYVLQPYQMVKDLRTGVTSTAPDSVLDGAIDEFISAALAQRVTGEAVDVEDVD
- a CDS encoding class I SAM-dependent methyltransferase, which encodes MNVSAQIGPALIALAAGGLLLSSCKPVTDNDRPETALEFPLPDRPVSEIGGNSFSTETARDAAGEAETVMDLAEIKPGMTVADIGAGEGYYTVRLAERVGAEGRVLAQDIDEQALVRLGTRVEKDRLDNVSIKPGAGDDPRLPQDSFDRIFLVHMYHEVQEPYAFLYRLWPALREGGQVIVVDVDRPTDQHGIDPLLLSCEFKQVGFELVTFKDAPELAGYYAQFKAAATRPEPKDIKPCRGPENGSADKKFKAAK
- a CDS encoding NAD(P)H-dependent flavin oxidoreductase, which encodes MGFKGLSPIKYGGREVWPLIEGGKGVSATNHMSSGAWAAAGGIGTVSAVNADSTDENGEIIPQLYPQKTRKERHEQLIRYGIDGGTEQVQKAYEMSNGQGAININVLWEMGGAQAVLEGILENTKGMVSGVTCGAGMPYKLAEIAARYNVSYLPIISSARAFRALWKRSYHKVPDLMAAVVYEDPWLAGGHNGLSNAEDPREPQDPYPRVAALRETMRKEGVSEECVIVMAGGVWALNEWENWIDNPELGKIAFQFGTRPLLTQESPIPQEWKDMLRTVEPGDVLLHKFSPTGFYSSAVKNPFLFDLIDRSERQISFSKEQTGDHSVQLGFGGKGAKLWVAPADQENARVWMGEGHSEALKTPDDTLVFVTPEKRDVIRKDQTDCMGCLSHCAFSSWKDHDDYTTGRLADPRSFCIQKNLQNIAHGEPVDENLAFAGHTAYRFKQDPFYSNGFTPTVKELVDRILTGE